One genomic window of Ilyobacter polytropus DSM 2926 includes the following:
- a CDS encoding tyramine oxidase subunit B, with product MKDSKVDFIYLSEKDMIEAGVKDMGGCVDAMEEMFKLLKVGDFRMGGSNGFSHGCMVTFPEESPFPNMPLDGPDRRFMAMPAYLGGQFDMAGAKWYGSNSDNREKGLPRSILMLTLNDKDTGAPVAHMSANVLSAYRTGAIPGVGVKYLAHENAKVCGIVGPGVMGKTALASFIAVRPGIETVKIKGRSQGSIDSFVKYVKEEFPTVKNIEIVDDIESAVKDADVVCLATSATLGNLDEYPYVKEEWIKPGAVICCPASARFDEDFIVNKARTVVDCLHLYEAWAEEYPYPTFHTIPIPACYNMDLLHEGKITKDDIHDLGDILMGTIPARRNDEEIIIYSVGGMPVEDIAWGTIVYRNALKKGIGTKLNLWEKPELA from the coding sequence ATGAAAGATAGTAAAGTAGATTTTATTTATTTAAGTGAAAAGGATATGATTGAAGCTGGAGTCAAAGATATGGGTGGTTGTGTAGATGCTATGGAGGAGATGTTCAAACTTCTTAAGGTTGGAGATTTTAGAATGGGTGGGTCTAACGGATTTTCTCACGGCTGTATGGTAACTTTTCCTGAAGAATCACCTTTTCCTAATATGCCTTTAGACGGCCCTGACAGAAGATTTATGGCAATGCCTGCATATCTTGGTGGTCAATTTGATATGGCTGGAGCAAAGTGGTATGGATCAAACTCTGACAATAGAGAAAAGGGATTACCAAGATCTATTCTTATGCTAACACTGAATGATAAAGATACTGGTGCACCTGTAGCACATATGTCAGCTAACGTTCTCAGTGCCTACAGAACAGGAGCTATTCCTGGAGTGGGAGTGAAATATCTGGCACATGAAAATGCCAAAGTCTGTGGTATTGTCGGTCCTGGAGTAATGGGGAAAACAGCTTTAGCTTCATTTATAGCTGTAAGACCTGGGATTGAAACAGTGAAAATAAAGGGGAGAAGTCAAGGATCAATAGATTCTTTCGTAAAATATGTAAAAGAGGAGTTCCCAACTGTTAAAAACATTGAAATCGTTGATGATATAGAGTCAGCAGTTAAAGATGCTGATGTTGTATGTTTAGCTACTTCTGCAACACTTGGAAATCTTGATGAATATCCATATGTAAAAGAGGAATGGATTAAACCTGGAGCAGTAATATGCTGTCCTGCGTCAGCAAGATTTGATGAAGATTTTATTGTAAATAAAGCCAGAACAGTTGTAGATTGTTTACATCTATATGAAGCATGGGCAGAGGAATATCCATATCCAACATTCCATACTATTCCTATTCCAGCTTGTTACAATATGGATTTACTGCATGAAGGGAAAATAACAAAAGATGACATACATGATCTCGGAGATATTTTAATGGGAACAATTCCTGCCCGTCGTAATGATGAAGAGATAATAATATACTCTGTAGGTGGTATGCCTGTTGAAGACATAGCATGGGGAACGATAGTATACAGAAATGCACTTAAAAAAGGCATCGGTACAAAACTTAACCTTTGGGAAAAACCAGAGTTGGCCTAA
- a CDS encoding (2Fe-2S)-binding protein, whose product MRIEEHPVLGKIEKGELVDFTMDGKPLKGHEGEPISAALKAAGVMVHRHTHKHSPRGVFCAIGRCTDCVMVVNGKANVRTCVTPLEQGMVVETQYGVSAKAK is encoded by the coding sequence ATGAGAATAGAAGAACACCCGGTACTGGGAAAGATAGAAAAAGGTGAATTAGTGGATTTTACCATGGACGGTAAGCCGCTAAAAGGACATGAGGGAGAACCAATATCTGCAGCTTTAAAAGCTGCAGGTGTTATGGTTCACAGACACACACACAAGCATTCTCCAAGGGGAGTATTCTGTGCTATAGGACGTTGTACAGACTGTGTTATGGTGGTTAATGGCAAGGCAAATGTGAGAACCTGTGTTACTCCTTTAGAGCAGGGAATGGTAGTTGAAACTCAATATGGTGTTTCGGCAAAGGCAAAATAG
- a CDS encoding FAD-dependent oxidoreductase, with protein sequence MKRYDLIVVGAGPAGLSAAIEAAKRGLEVAVFDENSKPGGQLFKQIHKFFGSKEHKAKIRGFKIGDELLETANELGVKVVLNAIVIGIYSEKEITVNIDDEIIHYKADSIIVATGASENMVTFDGWTLPGVIGAGAAQTMMNLHGVKPGKKILMLGSGNVGLVVSYQLLQAGCEVVAVVDAAPKIGGYGVHAAKIARCGVPFYLSHTIIKAEGDDCINGVVVGEVDSKWQIVEGTEKHFDVDTICLAVGLSPISQLLKMAGCEMIEDPKKGGLVPVCDNYGATSLPGIFVAGDVSGIEEASSAMIEGRIAGIAAAHALGYIEKEELIKEAEELESSLISLRQGMFAPENRGKDILKTDEGFDVSNNLLRKGYLTDDEVTKYPGVKSVSGVHPIIECSQNIPCNPCQDACPKGCIKIGSDITTLPAFDESTKCTGCGLCVVSCSGQSIFLIDEDKEKGYTHITMPYEFLPLPEKGDKGKALDRSGKPICEAEVVGVRTSKNFDQTSLLTIKVTDDMGMKARFFKQLQEVK encoded by the coding sequence ATGAAAAGATATGATCTTATAGTAGTCGGTGCAGGACCTGCAGGACTTTCAGCTGCCATTGAAGCTGCAAAAAGAGGTCTCGAAGTAGCTGTTTTCGATGAAAACTCTAAGCCAGGTGGCCAACTATTTAAGCAAATACATAAATTTTTCGGATCCAAAGAACATAAAGCTAAAATAAGAGGGTTTAAAATCGGGGATGAGCTCCTTGAAACAGCTAATGAGCTGGGTGTTAAAGTTGTGTTGAATGCAATTGTTATTGGAATTTATTCTGAAAAAGAGATAACAGTTAATATAGATGATGAAATAATACACTATAAAGCAGATTCAATTATAGTAGCTACAGGGGCATCTGAAAACATGGTTACATTTGACGGGTGGACACTTCCAGGTGTTATAGGTGCAGGAGCTGCACAGACTATGATGAATTTACACGGAGTGAAACCTGGTAAAAAAATACTAATGCTTGGGAGTGGTAATGTAGGCTTGGTTGTAAGTTATCAACTGTTACAAGCAGGATGTGAGGTAGTTGCAGTTGTAGATGCAGCACCAAAAATCGGTGGATATGGTGTTCATGCTGCAAAAATAGCACGTTGCGGTGTTCCTTTTTACCTGTCACATACAATTATCAAAGCAGAGGGTGATGACTGTATTAATGGAGTTGTGGTAGGAGAAGTTGACAGTAAATGGCAGATTGTAGAAGGAACGGAAAAACACTTTGATGTAGACACGATATGTCTGGCTGTAGGTCTATCTCCTATATCTCAGCTATTAAAAATGGCAGGGTGTGAAATGATTGAAGATCCTAAAAAAGGAGGACTGGTTCCTGTCTGTGATAATTATGGTGCCACGTCACTTCCAGGGATATTTGTTGCAGGGGATGTATCGGGTATAGAGGAAGCGAGTTCTGCAATGATAGAAGGAAGAATAGCTGGAATTGCAGCTGCTCACGCTTTGGGTTATATAGAAAAAGAAGAATTGATAAAAGAAGCTGAAGAACTAGAATCTTCTCTTATAAGCTTACGTCAGGGAATGTTTGCCCCTGAAAATCGAGGTAAAGACATTCTTAAAACTGATGAAGGTTTTGATGTTTCAAACAACTTACTAAGAAAAGGTTATTTAACAGATGACGAAGTGACAAAATATCCTGGTGTAAAATCAGTAAGCGGAGTACATCCTATTATTGAGTGTTCACAAAATATTCCGTGTAATCCTTGTCAGGATGCCTGTCCTAAAGGATGTATAAAAATTGGTTCTGATATCACAACATTGCCAGCTTTTGACGAGTCAACAAAATGTACTGGTTGTGGCTTGTGTGTAGTATCGTGTTCAGGACAATCAATATTCTTAATAGATGAGGATAAAGAAAAAGGATATACTCACATTACTATGCCTTATGAATTTTTACCATTGCCTGAAAAGGGTGACAAAGGAAAGGCATTGGATCGTAGTGGTAAACCAATTTGTGAGGCTGAAGTTGTTGGTGTGAGGACATCAAAGAATTTTGATCAAACAAGTTTGCTAACTATTAAAGTTACAGATGATATGGGGATGAAAGCCCGTTTCTTCAAGCAGTTGCAGGAGGTAAAATAA